A single region of the Nitrospirota bacterium genome encodes:
- a CDS encoding HAD family phosphatase, translating to MIKLIIFDLGKVILDFSRMDIAKGLAGCSTLIQYQNPDNILAYLFDTGYEIIIQYEEGRITSQEFFKHASEVFGLDMSYERFKSVWSEIFVENDGVADLIELLKKDFPLFLLSNTNELHFEYIKKQFPVVHKFDECILSYRIGKMKPHPDIYMEALNRGNASPEETIYIDDIGEYVAAAQDMGINAVEFKSVEQITNHIKEIIHERQTR from the coding sequence GTAAGGTAATTCTGGATTTCTCAAGGATGGATATTGCTAAGGGGCTTGCAGGCTGCTCCACGCTTATTCAATATCAGAATCCTGATAATATTCTCGCATATCTCTTTGATACCGGATATGAAATTATCATACAATATGAGGAGGGGAGGATTACATCGCAGGAGTTCTTCAAGCACGCTTCAGAGGTATTCGGGCTTGATATGTCTTATGAGAGATTCAAATCCGTGTGGAGTGAGATATTTGTGGAGAATGATGGAGTTGCTGACTTGATTGAATTACTTAAAAAGGATTTTCCGCTCTTTCTTTTATCCAATACAAATGAACTCCATTTTGAGTATATAAAAAAACAATTTCCTGTTGTACATAAATTTGATGAATGTATATTGTCATACAGAATTGGTAAAATGAAACCCCATCCTGATATTTACATGGAGGCATTGAATAGGGGAAATGCATCGCCTGAAGAGACGATATACATTGATGACATTGGTGAGTATGTAGCAGCGGCTCAGGATATGGGGATTAATGCTGTGGAGTTTAAGTCAGTTGAACAGATAACAAATCATATTAAGGAGATTATACATGAACGACAAACAAGATGA